Proteins encoded by one window of Teretinema zuelzerae:
- a CDS encoding YaiI/YqxD family protein, whose translation MKIWIDADSCPRQVREITCRASTRLSIPILFVANRKIPFPPIPNAEMIIADDSPDAADDYIVEHAEYPDLVITRDIPLAKRLVDKQIPVINDRGTVYTERNINDRLSSRNLMLELYQIGITPEKTKQFGKKELQDFANALDRELTRLTLVLAKKQDYS comes from the coding sequence ATGAAAATTTGGATAGACGCTGATTCCTGTCCACGTCAAGTCCGGGAAATAACCTGCCGAGCCTCTACGCGCCTTTCGATCCCGATACTCTTCGTCGCGAACAGGAAAATACCGTTTCCGCCCATTCCGAACGCCGAAATGATAATCGCCGACGATTCGCCGGATGCGGCGGATGATTATATTGTGGAACATGCTGAATATCCCGATTTGGTGATCACCCGCGACATACCCCTCGCAAAGCGGCTGGTTGATAAGCAGATTCCAGTAATCAACGACAGGGGCACCGTATATACAGAAAGGAACATAAACGATCGTCTTTCTTCGAGAAATCTCATGCTTGAATTATATCAAATCGGAATCACGCCTGAAAAAACAAAGCAATTCGGAAAGAAGGAACTCCAGGATTTCGCCAACGCATTGGACAGAGAACTGACTCGATTAACATTGGTATTAGCCAAAAAACAAGACTATTCTTGA
- a CDS encoding HD domain-containing phosphohydrolase, with the protein MGYIKKSREEILSGIIETEAHLNKIQDVDVLMEQILTEARKVVHADAGSIYVRDGDRLAIHYAQNDTLQKQLPPGQKILYSYFSFPINEKTIAGYSALTKQLVNEPDVYVIDPDKPYKFGRQSDAVSGYRTRSNLTIPLTTSGGAILGVLQVLNAIDESGEVSHFDKDDELYISHFAANATVALEHAHLTRSMVLRMIRMSELRDPKETGPHVNRVSSYAVEIYDRWAFNHQIDENESRKFRDTLKIASMLHDVGKVAISDLILKKPARFTPDEYHIMQGHTWLGAKLFSEIESPVDRVAREVALTHHENWDGTGYPGHVVVDTGEPIKVDSETGKAIGLKGREIPIAGRIVALADVYDALSCKRVYKEPWNEENVLEEIRKMSGNKFDPEVVSAFFEILPSIQSIKERFPDQE; encoded by the coding sequence ATGGGATATATTAAGAAATCGAGAGAAGAAATATTATCCGGCATCATTGAGACAGAAGCCCATCTCAATAAGATTCAGGACGTCGACGTCTTGATGGAACAAATTCTGACCGAAGCGCGAAAAGTCGTGCATGCGGACGCAGGCTCGATATATGTACGCGACGGAGACCGGCTCGCTATTCATTATGCCCAGAATGATACCTTGCAAAAACAACTTCCGCCCGGCCAAAAAATACTGTACTCGTACTTTTCATTTCCGATTAACGAAAAAACCATAGCAGGTTACAGCGCATTGACCAAGCAGCTTGTTAATGAGCCTGACGTCTATGTGATCGATCCCGACAAACCGTATAAATTCGGCCGTCAGAGCGATGCAGTTTCGGGTTATAGAACACGATCAAATTTAACGATTCCTTTGACTACATCCGGCGGCGCGATACTCGGCGTTTTGCAGGTGTTAAATGCTATAGACGAAAGCGGAGAAGTTTCGCATTTTGATAAGGACGACGAGCTTTACATCAGCCATTTCGCCGCTAACGCTACAGTCGCTTTAGAGCATGCGCATCTTACCCGTTCAATGGTTCTTCGCATGATCCGCATGTCGGAACTTCGCGATCCAAAGGAAACAGGCCCTCATGTAAACCGAGTATCCAGCTATGCGGTGGAAATATACGACAGATGGGCGTTTAATCACCAAATAGATGAGAATGAAAGCAGGAAGTTCCGGGATACGTTGAAGATCGCTTCAATGCTGCACGATGTGGGAAAAGTTGCCATTTCAGATTTGATTTTGAAGAAACCGGCTCGTTTCACCCCCGACGAATATCACATTATGCAGGGTCACACGTGGCTCGGTGCGAAGCTTTTTTCCGAAATTGAATCGCCGGTAGACAGGGTTGCGCGCGAGGTTGCTTTGACGCATCATGAAAACTGGGACGGAACCGGTTATCCGGGACATGTCGTCGTCGACACCGGAGAGCCGATAAAAGTCGATTCTGAAACAGGCAAGGCTATAGGGTTAAAGGGCCGCGAAATACCCATTGCGGGACGAATTGTGGCCCTAGCCGACGTCTATGATGCCTTGTCGTGCAAAAGGGTCTACAAGGAACCCTGGAATGAAGAAAACGTTCTGGAAGAAATTCGAAAAATGAGCGGGAATAAATTCGACCCAGAGGTCGTATCCGCCTTCTTTGAAATTCTTCCATCGATTCAATCGATTAAGGAACGCTTTCCGGATCAAGAATAG
- a CDS encoding PilZ domain-containing protein, whose amino-acid sequence MIQSVSPIEKEFLIKTVYQNEHPVRLHGVSTAGTGKITNVDRQGMFVTLTETYDNANFSLFEHITGYFDCHGNTYAFETTIRDSADKQIRIDAPDTLLRSLQRKYVRVKKPQNIKVAFSLANEDIQLEYPICPEYISVDENTSAISSSSDLTKVIAEFRERMNADCTGNTIQMFRNRAPHSFEEKLLTKTGKVLFIPSTSAELPKTDPYPEGRIITQAIEESYEDPNHFVEGTHFSKLMKEKSAKGISSEIWCPIVYYQYVVGYIYAVKSGSDSFDVAMVDSLWDFSRILAYQLKKTGYFKCEEKKQKPIHHPAELIDMSPGGMHIALDQSNSKFPIREGSIFSIRIMTGTQEIQCTTKVVRRYSRKDSISYGTVFLDLSSEQFMHLYECLYRSPYNEYDPRAHEQSRKKAKTSF is encoded by the coding sequence ATGATTCAAAGCGTCTCGCCGATCGAAAAAGAATTTCTCATTAAAACAGTGTATCAAAACGAGCATCCCGTACGATTGCACGGGGTTAGCACTGCGGGAACCGGAAAAATAACGAACGTCGACAGGCAAGGGATGTTCGTAACATTGACTGAAACGTACGATAACGCGAACTTTTCATTATTCGAACATATCACCGGATATTTCGATTGCCATGGAAACACCTATGCCTTTGAAACAACCATCAGGGACAGTGCTGACAAGCAAATACGAATCGACGCTCCCGATACCTTGTTGCGCAGTTTGCAAAGAAAATATGTTCGCGTAAAAAAACCGCAGAACATTAAAGTTGCATTTTCGCTTGCCAATGAAGATATCCAGCTTGAATATCCAATATGTCCAGAATATATTAGCGTCGATGAAAATACTTCCGCAATATCGAGTTCTTCAGACTTAACAAAAGTCATTGCCGAATTTAGAGAACGAATGAATGCCGACTGCACCGGCAATACAATTCAAATGTTCAGAAATAGAGCTCCTCACAGCTTTGAAGAAAAATTGTTGACCAAAACCGGAAAAGTTCTATTTATTCCTTCTACCAGCGCCGAGCTGCCGAAAACCGATCCGTATCCGGAAGGCAGAATAATTACACAGGCAATAGAAGAAAGCTATGAAGATCCGAATCATTTTGTGGAAGGCACGCATTTCTCGAAATTGATGAAAGAAAAATCTGCAAAAGGAATCAGTTCTGAAATTTGGTGTCCGATCGTCTATTATCAGTACGTCGTCGGTTATATCTATGCTGTTAAAAGCGGTTCCGATTCCTTCGATGTAGCCATGGTCGATTCGCTCTGGGATTTTTCCCGTATTCTCGCATACCAGCTTAAAAAGACAGGTTATTTTAAATGCGAGGAAAAGAAGCAGAAGCCGATCCATCATCCCGCAGAACTCATCGACATGAGTCCGGGAGGCATGCATATAGCTCTCGATCAAAGCAACTCGAAATTTCCAATACGAGAAGGCTCGATTTTCTCCATACGGATAATGACCGGAACGCAGGAGATTCAATGCACGACGAAGGTCGTTAGAAGATATTCGAGGAAAGACTCGATCTCATACGGAACAGTATTCCTTGATCTTTCCAGCGAACAATTCATGCACCTCTACGAATGTTTATATCGAAGCCCGTATAACGAGTACGATCCGAGAGCTCATGAACAAAGCAGGAAAAAAGCTAAAACTTCTTTCTGA
- a CDS encoding RsmB/NOP family class I SAM-dependent RNA methyltransferase, producing MKKKRNLNQGPSAFDEWYEHEFGDRWQLLRASLEKVVVHYSYNENLVKPYYLDFGSVVAANSLPLPADGRILDLCAAPGGKSLVIASRMGSNVSLVSNEFSRDRRSRLLSVLDEHLSPEVRSRLTVTGHDASRWSRYEKESADSILLDAPCSSERHVLNSPVHLEQWTSARIKNLSIRQWALLSSAWLVLKPGGHLLYATCALSRAENDGVVEKLFRKYADAERQIIDFEPYGELSSAVDATEYGYHILPDACNGAGPLYFSLIRKKF from the coding sequence ATGAAAAAGAAGAGGAATCTTAATCAGGGCCCATCCGCTTTCGACGAATGGTATGAACATGAATTCGGAGATCGTTGGCAACTCCTTAGAGCGTCTCTGGAGAAAGTAGTTGTTCATTATTCTTATAACGAGAATCTTGTTAAGCCCTATTATCTTGATTTCGGAAGCGTTGTAGCTGCGAATTCCCTTCCTCTTCCCGCTGACGGAAGGATTTTGGATTTATGCGCCGCGCCTGGCGGAAAGAGTCTTGTTATTGCCTCTAGAATGGGCTCGAATGTTTCGCTTGTTTCAAATGAGTTCTCGAGGGACCGCAGAAGCAGGCTGCTTTCGGTATTGGACGAACATCTATCGCCGGAAGTACGCAGTCGCCTGACCGTAACCGGGCATGACGCATCCCGGTGGAGCCGGTACGAGAAAGAAAGCGCTGATTCGATACTTCTCGACGCTCCCTGCTCTTCGGAACGGCATGTGCTCAACAGTCCTGTTCATCTGGAACAATGGACTTCTGCAAGAATTAAAAACCTGTCAATTCGCCAATGGGCCTTGTTGTCATCGGCTTGGCTTGTTTTAAAGCCTGGCGGCCATCTTCTTTACGCCACTTGCGCGCTATCAAGAGCGGAAAACGACGGAGTCGTAGAAAAGCTGTTCCGCAAGTACGCCGATGCCGAACGGCAAATAATCGATTTCGAGCCCTACGGCGAATTGTCTTCTGCAGTCGATGCAACCGAATACGGCTATCATATTCTTCCCGATGCATGTAACGGCGCGGGTCCGCTCTATTTCAGCCTTATCAGAAAGAAGTTTTAG
- a CDS encoding RluA family pseudouridine synthase — protein sequence MKNEQAAFLKGRVIYHTKDIAVVNKQIGEICETTVKDKSLSLISNLRGELEECFGCAAPDVQAVHRIDQPVSGCVLLARTPEVCAALSAEFSSGRTRKRYLAVTEKPASPLTADSGVMEHFIRFDSKHHKAYTFPFAEKPPADGVWKKAALEWKLAGEGDKYLFLIIHPLTGRTHQIRAQLSASGMPIKGDLKYGARRSDPRGGIRLHASRIQFYLPGTGDVCTVTAPIFDPDNLWNAFPLQDD from the coding sequence ATGAAAAATGAACAGGCGGCTTTTCTAAAAGGACGCGTTATATATCATACAAAAGATATTGCCGTGGTGAATAAGCAGATAGGCGAAATTTGCGAAACAACAGTGAAAGACAAATCATTATCTCTTATTTCAAATCTTCGCGGCGAACTAGAAGAATGTTTCGGTTGCGCGGCTCCCGATGTACAGGCTGTTCATAGAATAGATCAGCCTGTAAGCGGATGCGTCTTATTGGCAAGAACGCCGGAGGTTTGCGCTGCGTTATCGGCTGAGTTTTCATCGGGAAGAACTCGGAAAAGATATTTAGCCGTTACCGAGAAGCCCGCATCCCCCTTGACGGCGGATTCAGGCGTCATGGAACACTTTATTCGTTTCGATTCCAAACATCATAAAGCTTACACTTTCCCTTTTGCAGAGAAACCGCCGGCAGATGGCGTCTGGAAAAAGGCTGCTTTGGAGTGGAAACTGGCAGGGGAGGGCGATAAGTACCTTTTTTTGATAATACATCCTCTTACGGGCAGAACACATCAAATCAGAGCTCAGTTAAGCGCCTCAGGGATGCCGATTAAGGGAGACCTTAAATACGGAGCAAGGCGAAGCGATCCCAGGGGAGGCATCCGTCTTCATGCTTCCCGCATTCAATTCTATCTCCCCGGAACAGGAGATGTATGTACGGTGACTGCTCCTATTTTCGATCCCGACAACCTGTGGAACGCGTTCCCTCTTCAGGATGATTAA
- a CDS encoding glycoside hydrolase family 3 protein, producing MRRLYKKVFISLFCICCFIIVLFSFITFSYRSVANTTAGGEEIKSKSLNHNSGDFLYRSMLKSMTLEQKSYQVIMTSIDGSAFFPPHLNRHFANAVPGAVLLFKKNIADDPMVMKSYIQDCQRSFQSLKAPSPVLFAIDHEGGAVYRTGKLTTRLPSPAVVAHDLSPEQARRLYSLTAIQLSYLGIHINLAPVAEIRMPYNASFLSDRSFGDDPDISFKYSVAAIEGYLSSGIIPVLKHFPGNTSDDPHLGIPVMDVSEQSLRTDFILPFRKLFELDTPALLASHVLVPVIDQLHPFCLSTHGVRQLLRNELQYDGLVITDDLSMKALESAGFSTAASAVLALEAGCDMIMISDTGFRAAASAIQSKAEQSPEFVLRLDEAVRRIIRIKHRAGLIRILNVNDVFNRDKHAFKSALIDEEAYLAAMRKGAEILGETDEK from the coding sequence ATGCGTCGTTTATATAAAAAGGTCTTTATTTCTTTATTCTGCATTTGTTGTTTTATTATCGTACTGTTCAGCTTCATAACTTTTTCATATCGCTCGGTTGCGAATACAACAGCAGGCGGCGAAGAAATCAAAAGCAAGTCCTTAAATCATAACAGCGGCGACTTTTTATACCGTTCGATGCTCAAGAGCATGACTCTTGAGCAAAAATCTTATCAAGTCATTATGACATCCATTGACGGTTCGGCTTTTTTTCCGCCCCATCTGAATAGACATTTCGCAAATGCTGTTCCGGGAGCCGTTTTATTATTTAAGAAAAATATCGCCGACGACCCCATGGTCATGAAAAGCTATATACAAGACTGTCAACGTTCTTTCCAGTCGCTTAAAGCGCCTTCTCCTGTGTTATTCGCTATCGATCATGAAGGCGGCGCTGTGTACCGCACCGGTAAGCTTACTACTCGTTTGCCGTCGCCCGCCGTTGTCGCGCATGATTTGTCGCCAGAACAGGCGCGTCGATTATACTCACTAACCGCAATTCAGCTGTCTTATCTAGGCATCCATATCAATTTGGCTCCTGTCGCCGAAATTCGTATGCCGTACAACGCTTCTTTTTTATCGGATAGATCTTTCGGCGATGATCCAGATATATCATTTAAGTATTCCGTTGCCGCAATTGAGGGCTATCTGTCTTCCGGCATAATACCAGTACTTAAACATTTTCCCGGAAATACGTCTGACGATCCCCACCTCGGCATCCCGGTGATGGATGTTTCCGAGCAATCTCTTCGCACTGATTTTATTCTTCCATTCAGAAAACTCTTTGAATTGGACACGCCGGCATTGCTGGCGTCTCATGTTCTCGTTCCTGTCATAGATCAACTGCATCCTTTTTGTTTATCAACGCACGGCGTACGACAGTTATTGAGAAACGAGCTGCAGTATGACGGGCTGGTGATTACCGACGATCTTTCTATGAAAGCTTTGGAATCGGCAGGTTTTTCGACTGCGGCTTCCGCCGTCTTAGCATTGGAAGCCGGATGTGATATGATTATGATATCAGATACGGGCTTTCGCGCTGCCGCTTCAGCAATTCAAAGCAAAGCGGAGCAATCGCCTGAATTTGTTCTTCGTCTCGATGAAGCAGTCCGCAGAATAATCAGGATAAAGCATCGTGCGGGTTTGATTCGGATATTAAACGTAAACGATGTTTTCAATAGAGACAAACACGCATTTAAGTCAGCCTTGATAGACGAAGAAGCGTATTTAGCGGCGATGAGAAAAGGCGCCGAAATCTTAGGAGAAACCGATGAAAAATGA
- a CDS encoding sodium ion-translocating decarboxylase subunit beta, which yields MLENKKSKRHVINVTMAVMAVALVYSVMSTAFASTDDTRRPSLANLDVDIAGSENVPLVSLDEFLSNTVENTGINAIVNGYEEVPDLVDPTKSDIVPGWQRLMMMAIGFLIIYLGAARGFEPLLLIPIGFGTVFVNIPGGGMYAEHSGMLKIIYDAGVGNEFFPMLIFMGIGAMTDFGPLIANPKTALLGGAAQLGVFATLFGVAVMNLIPGIEYNMFEAAAIAIIGGADGPTSIYLSGKLAPHMMAVIAVAAYSYMALVPMIQPPIMKLLTTDKERHIKMKQMRHVSKAEKILFPIGLLVLSILLIPPAAPLIGMLAFGNFVKEVGVVERISKTMENELLNIVSILLSLGVGSQMTPEKIMNPNAVGIIVLGLIAFCVATAGGVLVAKLMNLFLKEKINPLIGSAGVSAVPMAARVSNKVGLEYDPGNFLLMHAMGPNVAGVIGTAIAAGVFISTYGEAAAKALSVVAH from the coding sequence GCGGTCGCGCTCGTGTACTCCGTAATGAGCACTGCGTTCGCGTCGACCGACGACACGCGCCGACCTTCACTGGCGAACCTCGATGTAGACATCGCTGGTTCTGAAAATGTTCCGCTTGTGTCTCTTGACGAATTCCTTTCGAATACGGTGGAAAACACCGGCATCAACGCGATCGTCAATGGGTATGAAGAAGTTCCCGATCTCGTCGATCCCACCAAGTCGGATATCGTTCCGGGTTGGCAACGATTGATGATGATGGCGATCGGCTTCCTCATTATCTATTTGGGCGCCGCCAGGGGCTTCGAGCCTCTGCTTCTCATCCCGATAGGATTCGGAACCGTATTCGTAAACATTCCCGGAGGCGGCATGTACGCCGAACACTCTGGAATGCTCAAGATCATCTACGACGCCGGCGTCGGCAACGAGTTCTTCCCTATGCTCATTTTCATGGGCATCGGAGCGATGACCGACTTCGGTCCGCTGATCGCCAATCCGAAGACCGCTCTTCTCGGAGGAGCGGCTCAGCTGGGCGTATTCGCGACTCTCTTCGGCGTCGCAGTGATGAACCTCATTCCCGGAATCGAATACAACATGTTCGAAGCTGCCGCTATCGCCATCATAGGCGGAGCGGACGGCCCCACATCGATTTATCTTTCCGGGAAGCTCGCTCCCCATATGATGGCCGTCATTGCGGTCGCCGCATATTCCTATATGGCGCTGGTTCCTATGATCCAGCCTCCCATAATGAAGCTGCTCACGACCGATAAAGAACGCCATATCAAGATGAAGCAGATGAGGCATGTATCCAAAGCCGAAAAGATTCTTTTCCCCATCGGACTGCTCGTTCTGTCGATTCTCCTTATTCCTCCCGCCGCGCCCCTTATCGGCATGCTGGCGTTCGGAAACTTCGTAAAAGAAGTGGGCGTTGTCGAACGCATTTCGAAGACCATGGAGAACGAGCTTCTTAACATTGTTTCAATTCTTCTTTCCTTGGGAGTCGGTTCGCAGATGACCCCCGAGAAAATCATGAACCCGAACGCAGTTGGAATCATCGTACTTGGATTGATTGCATTCTGCGTCGCGACGGCCGGCGGCGTGCTGGTTGCCAAGCTCATGAATCTCTTCCTTAAAGAAAAGATCAATCCGCTCATCGGTTCCGCCGGCGTTTCCGCGGTACCGATGGCCGCCCGCGTATCCAACAAGGTCGGTCTCGAGTACGATCCCGGCAACTTCCTTCTCATGCATGCGATGGGACCGAACGTTGCAGGAGTTATCGGCACCGCAATTGCGGCGGGCGTGTTCATTTCTACCTACGGAGAAGCAGCCGCTAAGGCGCTGTCCGTAGTCGCTCACTGA